The genomic segment TCTGGGcttgggggtgggaggatgggcagtgtggggaaggggaagaCCAAGGTGGGGTCAGAGCTTGGCTGGGACAGGTTCTGCAGGTGTCTGTGGGACTGGCTGGAGGTACAGCGCCACCTGCTGTGTGGAGGGGGTAGGCCTGGGATTGGGGCTGGCAGGAGACTCAGCTGCCTGCCCACCTTGGCCCTGAAACTGTCCCACAGGCCTCGCTGCCCCTGAAGCCAGGCTGAGCTGGGGTCCCTGGGTGCCTTGGGTCTAGCCAGGCATTTTACACCCTCCAAAGGAAGCCTCAGCAAAGACTTCCAGTGGCCATTTCATTTCAGTGCTAAGCCTCTGGGGGGTTTTGTGGAGTCCCacccctctgccctggctctcagcattggggagaggggctgggcacTGTCAGACAAGCTTGGTTCCCCAATTGCTAGTTCTGTGGTCTTGGGGAAGCCTACTCACATTGTCTGAATCCCACACCCTCAGGGAGGAGAAAGGGACTAACGAGTCCCTCTTTCATGACTTAACGAGGTTATGAACACGGATGCCCTGGTAGGTCTCTCACACAGGCAGTGCTCAACACAGGACCTCCCCCATTCAAATGGGGCTTCGAGGGGCTTCTCGTCCCTCACTGCAACTCAAAGTGTGCTCCTGGACCAGAGCATCAACAGCAGAGAGAGCCAGTCTTCAAGGTCTCCTCCTGTCACTCTGCCATTGACCTCAGCGTcaagcacccccccacccccacctgctgggAAGGGAGGTCACTCAAGGCAGCCAGTGTGCTTCTGCATCCAGTTTATACACAGCTCTatacaatatacagaaatctttatatacagatatatttataGAATAAGCTATATTAATTTGTCTCTCCTTTTTACAGCAATATTAGTTTGGATCTTTCATACATTAAGTAAGTACAAAAAACATCATAGGAGAATGGCATGTAGAGTGCATGAGTGTCTGGGGGCCTGGCTGCTCGCTACCGATTGCATATGGAGGTCACCCAGGCGCCTGGGAGGACAGACCAGCACACAGCTGGGAAGCTTGTGCTGCAGGTGTGGGGACAGAGTAGGGGTCAGTCTGAGCAGAGCTGGACTCAGGGGGTGGCTCAGACCCCCCAAGTGcagtgtggggaggagggaagagaccCAGAGCAGGCCTATCCTTCAGGGGTAAGGTGGGGAGAGGGCAGCTTAGGGATGGGCTGACCTGGGGCATCCAGGGCTGAGTCCAAGCCTGCCCCAGCCCCAAGCCTGTAACCCGGTGTGGTGGCagacttgggggtggggagtcTGTCCCTGATGGCTCAGTCCTGGGCCTTGGTGGGTGCCATGCCCCCTTAGAGGTCCCAGAATCACCCTGGCAGAAGAGGAATTAAAAGGCCAGACACCGAGTCTCTCCTTGCTGttggcagggggctggggtggggatgtgggggggccTGCTGGAACTTAACTCTGATttatgatttctctcttttttttttttaactctaagaGTCATTGATTCTGTCCTGCTTCTGTGCTGGGCCTAGGCTATGCCAGCAGCCGGGACCCTCGGCAAGGGCAGGGTCCTGGAgtcaggggaggggtgggagtcaGAGAGTGAGGGAGGGCCGGCTCCCAGGTCTCTGCTCTCATCCGTCAGGGTGGCCAGGCGTCCCAGGGCAGAACCTGGGCCAGTCCCAGCTGGGTGTGGGGTGGAGGTCAGGACGCAGGCCACAGATGCCAGTGATCATGAGATGCGGGTCTTGGTCAGGGGTACCTAGCAGACCCGGAGAGGTCatggccagggctggggcagcaCGCCTCCACGGAGACAAGGCACAAGCAGGCAGGCAATACCTCAGCACTTGCCCGTTTTCCACACCAGGGGTTAGAGCAGCAGGTGAGATGAGGGAGACAGCCAATGTCCGAAACTGCACTGTCCTGTGCTATCCCCACGCCCCCAATGCACCCCCCCCACAGGCCCCCATCACATTTGCTAGCTGTCTTCCTGGCAGGCTGGGAAGAGGCAGTgggcaggcaggggtgggagcGTGGGGTGGGTACCCGGCAGCTCCTTCCCCAGGGGTGGCGCTCACtcacgcacatgcacacatgcccCATGCCAGCATGCACAATCTTCCCCAGTCAGCCTCTGGGGAAAGGCTGGTCTCCACCTCTCATCTCTTTTCTGACCCATCAGGAAAGGAACCCAAGTGGGAGCTCTGGAGGTCTCAGGCTAAACAGGACAGCCcacagccctcagccccactggGCCCACTCCCCCCGGAAGTGAGCAGAGCATTTCCAGCCAGACTCCACAATACTCCACTCTTGGCCCTACTTCCTGCCAACAGGAATactgagggtgggagggaagaaaaTCCTGTTCCCAGGACAGAGCCCAGACCAGCAAGGAGAGGCTGCTGAGGGGAGTGGCGGCGCGTTTGGTTTCAGATCCTagggcctggggctgcctgggcatgggggagtggggaggtgaTATAAAGGGCTTACATGGGACCCTCAGAGGAAGAGGGATTTGGCTGCCCTCCTTCCCCGAGGGCACTGGCTCTGCAGCCAGGGTGATCACACCCTTTGAGTGGCCAGGATCCCTTGGGGTAGAAGGCTAGCTGGGAAGTAATGGGCAGGTGGGGCAGGCTCGGGTACCCACAACCCATTGACAGAGGGAATCAGCATGAGGGGCACCAAGCAGAGAAGGGGCAGACCTGACCCCATCCTCCTCCGGGCCCCTCCTGGCCCCATGGCTGCCTTGGGCCCCGTGGAGGATGGTCCCTGCCCTGCTCAGACAGGGGGCTACTGAACTTGTGATTGGGGAGCAGGGCCTGTAAGCCCAGGAAACCTGAGCCCAGCCCAGCAGCTTCTGTAAACATACACAGCACTGCAGACCACCTTGGTGGGAGGTCACCCCAGGGGGCTGGCCAGCAGGCACCAGATCTGGGGAGTGGCCAGGGCAGATGCCAGCCTGGACCACAGATGAGAATACGTGGGATGGGGGCTGCTCTCCATCTTGGTCCTGGGAAGGCTGCTAGAGGGCAGTGATGGAGTGATGATGGCATGCCCGTTGCCTGTCCTGGAATGGGGGATGCCAGGCTGCCCCTGTGGGGCACAGTCAGACtgagagggctgccctgcccacctggCAGGCTGCCTCAGGCTCCTCCCCACTCCACATTCCTCTACTATCTGAAGGGCCCACATCCCAGCTGCCTTGGCTCTGGGGGTCCTAAGCTGAGGTAGGGATACGGACCCCCAGCTCAGCAGCAGTGCCCCATGCCTGAGGCTAAACTGGCCCCTGGGGGCCTCTCCTCAAGGCTGCCCAGTCCTGGGGGCAGCCACCAGAAGCCTGCAGGGCCACCTGCTGGGGCCTGGGCCTCAGCGGGGCTGCTCCTGGGTGCTAGCGTGCTGAGATGACCAAGTCATCCTGCTTGGCAGGGCTGGCCCCATGGCTGGTGGGGGTAGAAGTCCGGATCTTGTCCACTGCCAGGCACTCCTGGCTGCTGAGGCCCGAGGGCGTCAGGTCCATGAGCTCACCCGAGGAGCTGAGAGGGAAGGAGGGCGAGAGCGAGATGCCGGAGGAGGGGTCGGCAGAGCCGGTGAAGAGCCGCGGGGGCTTGGGCACCAGGTTGGGCTCGAACTGGGCGCGGAGCAGGATCTCTTGCTGGCTGGGGGACTTGGGGCCCTCGGTGTAGTCGCTGGTGGGGCTCTCCGGCACCACCATGCAGTAGAGGTCCTGGAAGGAGCTGCTCTTGCTGTCtaggttgaagaggctgtcgatGAACTCTGCGAACTCCAGCACCTGAGGGCTGGGCGAGTCCCCCAGGCGCCCGTTGTGCAGCGCCAGCTCCCCTCGGGGGGCCGCCCCGTCCGCCCCGCCCCCCTCCTCCTCATTGGCCCCCATGCTGGGGGGCCGCTCTGGGGTGGCGCCCCCGCTGCCCAGGGCCGTCTCCAGGGGCTGCGTGTCCTGCGAGTGCTTGGACAGGCTGTCGGCCGCCAGCAGCTCCGTGCGTGAGCTCAGGGACGGGTTTTCCTCGGGGATGGCAGGGTCGATGTAGAAGAGGTGGCCCTCGTCGCGCTCCAGCACGGCGTGGAGGCTGGGCGAGCCGCGGATGCTGCGGAAGCCCGAGGAGCGGCGGGAGTCAAAGCTGTACAGGGACTCCGTGTCCGAGAGGCTCTCCATGGTGGCCAGCGGCGCCCGCCGGGCGTGCAGCTCTGCCGCCAGCCGCTCCTGGGTGGACAGCAGGAGCAGCTCCACGGGGTCCTGGCGGGCTGCAGCGGCTGTGGCCGCTGGGGACAGCAGCCGCCCCTCCGAGAAGCCCTCCAGGCTCAGATCAGACTGGGACTTGCTCctgcagagggcagggcaggggtgcgTGTGAGACTCCAGGGGGCCGGAGAGATGAGCCCAGCTGCCTGGCTGCAGGGAACTTGCGGGAGCAGCTAACTTAGCGGTTGTAGAATGGTTTGGACACAAaacccttatttaaaaaaaaaaaaactcacaaaaacccaagacagaagagaaaagggTAGATGCTGGGTTGAGCCTCAGGCCCCACTGGACACAGTAGGGCTCCAGGAATGCAGCTGGGGTACCCGCACCAGAGCCTGCCACTGCATGGATGGGACACTGAGGCCAGGGAGCACGGCTGCCCCAGGTCACTCCAGAGGCAATGGTGTGGGGGTGCAGGGAGAGGGAAGGCgagagttggggagggagggagaggggaatgaGGACAGCACTGCCCGCAGCTGCTCCCACTGGATCCATGCCCGCCCTTGGGCCAGCACCCCCTGGGCCTCTCCCCTGGGCTGTAGCCCTCAGCAGAATGGGAGCCTGGGAGCCCCTGGGCTGCTCTCGTGCCTGCAGGGGGCGAGTGCAGCAGCTACTGCAGGTGGACACTGGCTCCCTCTTGTGGTCACGCAGCTGTCCGAGGAAATGCACAGAGGGGGAGGGATGTCAGGATGTTCCCACCAAGGGCTGGGAAGCAGCGACCACCCTCTGGGCAGCCTCCTGGACAGATTTGTGGCCTGGGCACAGCACGTGAGTGGGAAGTatcccagagaggaaggaggcaggagacACCCCTTAAGAGCCTGATCCCCCCAgagagtgtgtgcatgtgggttTGTGCATGTCGAGTGTGTGTATGACTCTGTGTTTATGTGTACAGCATGCATACTGGGTGTCTGTGTCAACAGCCCATGTGTGTCTGGGTGGCTGGGTCTGGGCACAGGCACATTCATGCATTTACATGCAGGGTTGCCCATCTAAGCCTGTCCTGGTGTACGTGTGTCTCAGCCGCTGTCTTGGTGTTTGCCCTATTCATGAGTATGTCTGTATGGCGTTCCCTGTGCACTGGAGTTATTTATGAAcatatgtatgtgcacatgtaaGCTTCAATAcaaacacatgtgtgtgtgtgtgtgtgtgtatgtaagtgCACAGGTGTCCATCTGTTGGGGTCTAAATGGCCATGAGAAGATCTATGTGTTTGTGGCCAGGGCTCTGTGCATCCCTAGATGCCCACCCCTAGCCCTTGTAGGCTTCAGTGACGGTAGGCCGGGGGGCAGTGGAAGCAGAGCAGGAGAGATCCTGAGCAGCAAGGGCAAGCTTGACCTTTCCTGCATGTGTGTACAGAGCTGTGCAAACCTTTGTGGGCCCAGCATGTGCATGggatgcacatgcacacaagcaTTTGTGCTCTGACACCACACTCGTGGCTCCTGCGCGCAGCCTCTGGGgtagggctggggtgggcaggactCACCTGACGCTGTTTCGGTGGTCTCCAGTGGGCAGCTCCTGGGCGAGGCCAGCAGGCACGGGTGGCCCCGTGGGCAGTGGCTGCTGCTGGAAGATGAGCTCAGGAGTCAGATCCACCTCGGTGGGGCTCACCATGACCTTAGCTGCAGAGAGCAGGGCCGTCTTCCCCTTGTTGTAATTCTCCAGCACCTGGGGACAGGATGGGGAAGCTGGTTGTGACAGAGGGGTGACATTCATGTGTGGGGGGCAAGGTGGCAGGCCAGGCCTCTCAGGCCAAAGAGAGCTTCATGGGGTCAGCAGGCCCCACTCCCCAGCTTCCCCAGGATCCTGCTCCTGCAGGGAGGCCCCGGGGTGGCCCTGCCATCCTGCCTCGCCCCACACACAGATGGCCAGGTTggagtttcccttgcctgggtcaGCCTTTCTGTGGCGGGGTGTGATGCCCTAGGCTGCCCCTGCTTGGCTGCGCATCTGTCAAGTGCCAGGTGGGCCTCTGAACTCAGCTTGCCTCCGGGACAGGTCCCTGGGAGTCTCGTAAACTCctccccaccacagggccaggtgGCAGTGTGGACGGAGCAAGGGTATGAAGGCGAGGATCTGGCTCCACCGCAGCCGGGCTGGGGGCTCACACTCACTTTCAGAGCATCTGAACTCTTGTCTGCAATATGGGGATGGAGGCTGGGCCAGCAAGGCATTGTGGGGCCCTGATGAGGTGCCACCACCCAGGGTGCTCACCTTGTGGAGCCCCTCCATGACCACGTAGGGGAGATGCTCATGCAGCATGGCTGGCGAGATGACCACCTCATTGAAGGCCTTGTTGTCACCCCAGATGGCGAAGTACGTGGGCTCCTCCTGTTCACAGCAGCTGAggaggcccagggcccagggggaAGCTGAGCTGGACGGAGCTGAGCTTGGCCCCCAGACCTCCCGCTCTGCTCTTTCTCTTGCTTTGCAAGCCTGGCCTGGATTTGGCGACCCCCTGCTCGCTCTGGCCAGCGAGGCTCCCTCCCTGGGCTCCTTATTGCTGCCTCGCCCTCACCcaaccccaccccagccaggaatGTTTATGCCGAAAGGAGGTCAGGAAAGGCTGACCTTGAGCCTCAGCCACAGTCCCTACATAGCCTTCTACCTGCTGTGGCCTCTGCCACATCGGGGAGGCGGCCCATGCTGGGAAGGAGGGTCCAGAGCTCAACCCTCGGAAAGAGCCAGTGGCAGGAGAAGCCTGTGTttgctccttcctctctcctggccccGCCCCATCCCTGCTCACAGCTGTCAACTAATCCCAGAGGTGGTGCCAGGTGACAATCAAGGTGTGAGCTGCCCAGGGCCTCAGCGTGACCCCTCTGGCCATCTGCTTTTAAATGGACCACAAGTAGGAAGAGCTGTCCtgagggacacagggaaggctgaCACTGGGGACAAAGGCTGGGACTGTTAAAAGAGGGGCCTGGAGTTCTGCCCCAGACTGGCCTTTTGCTCCACTCCAGGGCAAGACAAAATGCATGGGTGCCCTGGGCCACCgtctcctgcctctgcccccagccctgagggtgagggaggcagggcagccctGGCACCTACCAGCACTGCTCCGCGGGGTGGTTGTGGACCACGTGGATGATGCGGCCAGGCGGGTAGAGAGGGGTGCTGGCTGACAGGGCGATGGTCAGGTCGCTGGGGTGGGTCCAGAGCCGTGTGCTGGCCAGGGTGGTCACCTCTACCTCCTCAGGCAGCTCCGACTTGGGGATGCATTTGGTGGCCCCCACAATGATTCGCCACTGTGCAGAGCACAGGGAAGATGGGGACAGAGTTGAGCAGTGCTGGCTGGGTGGACAGGAGGGCTCATAGGTGACAGGTGGGAGCTGGGATGGCCATGGGTAGAAGGAAGGGCAGTGCCCAGCTGAAGAGGCAGTGGCTGAGGTGTATGGAAGCCGTGATGGCCAAAAAGATGCCAAGAACAGATGACACGGAATTGCTGAATTTCAGGGCTAGAAGGGGCTGGAAGACCAGTCAACCTCTTACACAGTGGATGGGGAAACATgcccagagaaaggaagggacTTGCACTAGGTCACTTCACAAGTCAGAGGTCACTTCACAGTTCTGCCTAGCTGCTCCCACCAGGCCTGGCCACGTCTGGGTTGGTTCCCAGCCCCCTGTCTCGTGAGCCTGACAGGAGACTGGGTCTGATAGGAGCAGTTCTACATCAGGGGACCAGGCTCCTCCAGGAAGACCTGGTCCCCTAAGGCTTCACTGCCCTGTCTACCCCCTGGTACCTGACACAGGGCCCTGTCTGCCAGAGGGTCAGGGGCCCCAAGGCTGGGAACAGTCCAAACATGTAGACAGTGGACAGGGTATGGGCTGGCCTGGGGGGCACAGAGGATGCACTGGCACAGGTCagctccctcctgcctgcctcagggCACCTGgccacagcatggcactccatgGCCTGGTACACCGAAGGCCTGTTTGCCACAGGAAGGACCCCCACAGTGTACTCCAAAGACCTGATGAGGGATTAGGAAGGGCTGATCCTGTCCTCTGAGCTTCAGTGGAAAATCAGAACAATCTGCACCCAGTCCCCCCACGAGTGGTCTCCAGACTCCTGGGACCTGGGACATCCAGCAGGCTTTGGAGGAGGGCACCCTGCCTACTTTCTCCTGACCGGTTTCTCCTGACTAGGCAGCTCTATGTGACATGAGCCAGGactcaggagacctgggttccagtTCTGACACAGCTACAACTTGTAGGAGTAAAAGCAAGTCCTCTGCCCCCTCTGGGCCTCCGTTTCCCTGTCTGTACAAGGATAGGCAGTGGGATGATCTTGGAGATGCTGAGGGCGACGGCCTGAGGCTCCCATGACACTGCCACACCCCAAGCCGGCCTCTCATGGCTGGGGCCTCTTGGGCTTTCACAGGACAGATGAGGTGCCCAGAGCCGGGATGCCCAGGCAGGAGGGAGTAGGGGGAGCTCACTTTGGGCTTGGTGCTTCGCTGCAGGACATCCAGGAGCTGCCTGCGGAAGCCTTCCAGCTGGGAGAGGCCGATCCTGGGGGGAGAAGCCAGACAGGACATCAGCCTTCCCTGGCCAGGGATTGGGGGAGTAAGAGGGTAGCAGGGGAAGGCGCAGGCCTGGCCACAGGAAGAAGCAAGATGGGACGTCAGCCTTCCCTGGCCAGGGATTGGGGGAGTACGGGGGTAGCAGGGGAAGGCCTGGGCCGGGCCACAGGAACAGAAAGAGCAGGCCGTCAGGGTCATGGGGTGGGTGGGCCAGGGCAGGGTGAGCCTGCGCACCtaagggcagggaggaggccctGGGGTCCCTCGGGGAGATGGGAATTGACTGAGAGAGGCTTGGTGCGGGGTGAGGCCCTAAGGAGGAGCTGCCCAGGCCAGGACAGTGGAGAGAAGGGGGGACTTGCCTGGGGACGAGATCTTTGCCCAGCACCACCGCCGTCACGAATTCCTTGGAGTACTCCATGGCATCCTCACTGCAAGGGAAGCCAAGGGGGCCGGTGGGGGCGCGCCACAGTGTGTGCAGGGGGTAGTTCTTGACTCAGGGTCCTCTGGGGGGCTCATGGGTGCCAGGCTGCgctgcctgctccctgccccacctTTCTTGCCAGTCAGGCAGTAGATCCTGGGGTCCGCCTGGCATGTGATAGAATGGCCCACGTCCCCTCCACTTACTAGGCCATTCCCAGGCCCCCATGTGACTGGAACCCAGACTGTCCAGTTCAGCTTGCAGCCCTGGCCAGCCCCAGCCAAGCCCGAGGCCCCAGGCTGCTCACCTCAGCAGGCCTCCTGGTGGGGAGTAGGCGAAGCACTTGAGGGTGGGGTACTGGGGCcgcaggaggaaggaaaggatggCAGCAGTGCCTGCACCCAGGGAGTGGCCCACCACAATCAGGCCATAGTGTTTGGTTCCACGGCCCTGGAGACCAAGAGAAGCCTGAGAGCCCTGCCCACTGCTTGCTGAGCTGTCTTGGTTGATACCAAGGAGGCAGAGGGGTCTTCCCAGAGTCCTGGGATCACACAGTCTGTGCTGTGTGGCTGCTGGGACAGAGGAAGAGTCAAGCTAGGGTCCCACTTCTTGGGAGATCATGCTGACAAACTCCTCTTCATCCTTCAAAACCTTGCCTGGAGGTGACCTCCTTGGAGAAGTCCTTCCTGATTTTCCAGGAGAGGCTTACTGCTTCCTAGACATTGCATCTGTACCTGGGATAGACCTTCTTGTACAGTGATTACACTCTAACTAGTTGTTTACCTGCCCCCAGTCCTGTGCCCCAAGACCTAGACTGGGGTCTCCTGAGGCCAGGGACTTTGGGAAGGCTTGGCTttgggaagggaagagggcagcACCATGGATGCAAGGGCAGATACTTGCACAGGCAGTGGGCAGAGGGCGGGGTCCAGATCACCTCCAACCAGAGCAATGCCCCTTCTATCTACTCTGTAATTACTTGTCACTCTGCTCTATCTTTTGGAAAGTCCTGGTCCAAACAATCTCTGTGTttccagtgcctgacacagagcatGTCTATAACTGGGTGGGGCCATGCAGGAGCACCCAAGAGGAGCTGGAACAAAAGATGAAGGGGTTAGCGTGTGGGAGGGACCAGGCAAGTGCAAAGAGGGCTGGGAACTAGGGACCGCAGGAGGGGGCTggagcctggcctggcctgcGGGGGAGGCTCCTTCATTCTCCCATCCTGTCCTGATCTGTTGCTTGGGGGAGGGAGAGCTGGGTATGGCAGGGGCTCAGTGGCCTGGAAAACGCCTCACCAGGTCTCGCCCGAAGGCCTGGGACAGGACCATCTCCTGCTCCAGCTTCTTCTTGATGTACTCAGCCGAGAGGACCATTCCCTGGGGGAGGATGAACAGGTTCGTGAAGCTGCCTAACCCTGTTGCACCCGTTTCCCCCTTTGGGCCTCGTAAACCAGGCTGTGGGGGCTGGTAGGCACTGCAGCAcatcatttccatttcacaggGGAGAAGACCAAGGTTCTGAGTAGTTGTGTGTCTATAGAGACAGTGTGAGCTCTTCTAGGGCAGAATCTGCAGGGCTGTGGGGGTCCTGGTAGGTGGGCTGCAGTGGACCTTCTAGATGCATCCACACCTCGCCAACCAGTCTCTCCCAGTGAGCCCAGTGAGCAACCCCAACAACAGGACAGTCTGTGtgctggcaggggaggagaggaggggtaCCTTGTGTCCCAGCCAGGTGCCGTGGTGCCCCTCCACTGGGAGGCGCTCAGCATCTCCAGTCAGGTCAGTCAGGGCGTCCTATGGGGAGAGGGAACAGGTCAGGGGCAGGGCTGAGgacaggaagagggaggcagacagCCCACCAGCAGCAAGTGGTCCACCGGCTGGGCTGGGagccatgggcagcataccttgGGGGACAGGGTTCCCCGGATACTGATCACCACCTTCTTCTTGTCATGGTCCACTGCCACGTAGAAGGGGGTTTCATAGACCTGGGGGAAGGGTGGCTCATGAGCCCGAGTGGACCCTGGGAGAGGGCCAGACTTGGGAAAGTGACCTAAGCAGCGGCCAAGGCTTCGGGGCTCCAGCAGTCACCGTAGGCGCCCCTGACGCCCCACTCTGCCCACTCtgccctcctgctgccctgctgtCAGGGCAGCCCCAAGTTCTGTGGTCCCACATGCTGGGCCAGAGGGAGTGCTGCCCCCACCCAGGGCCTTGCGGCTTCTTCCCTCTATTCCTCCCCTCAAAATGCTGGGGCCAGAAGCCCCAGTACTGGGTGTGGAGTTGGGGCCCACACCCTAGCCCCAGAGTGGGCACAGGCcagggtgtgggggggggaccaCCTCTGGTCTGCCCAGCTAGGGCAGGCCTGCAGGCTTCTGCTGGCAGTGTCAGCAAGCCCCAGGGGTCCTGCTGCCCGGGAGGATGGCTTCAGCACCCCAGGCCCTTAGCCACCTGCTCCTGACACCAGGCCCCAGCCCCGC from the Manis javanica isolate MJ-LG chromosome 11, MJ_LKY, whole genome shotgun sequence genome contains:
- the DAGLA gene encoding diacylglycerol lipase-alpha isoform X2 encodes the protein MPGIVVFRRRWSVGSDDLVLPAIFLFLLHTTWFVILSVVLFGLVYNPNEACSLNLVDHGRGYLGILLSCMIAEMAIIWLSMRGGILYTEPPILVIEFIYAIVGIVWLTQYYTSCNDLTAKNVTLGMVVCNWVVILSVCITVLCVFDPTGRTFVKLRATKRRQRNLRTYNLRHRLEEGQATSWSRRLKVFLCCTRTKDSQSDAYSEIAYLFAEFFRDLDIVPSDIIAGLVLLRQRQRAKRNAVLDEANNDILAFLSGMPVTRNTKYLDLKNSQEMLRYKEVCYYMLFALAAYGWPMYLMRKPACGLCQLARSCSCCLCPTRPRFAPGVTIEEDNCCGCNAIAIRRHFLDENMTSVDIVYTSCHDAVYETPFYVAVDHDKKKVVISIRGTLSPKDALTDLTGDAERLPVEGHHGTWLGHKGMVLSAEYIKKKLEQEMVLSQAFGRDLGRGTKHYGLIVVGHSLGAGTAAILSFLLRPQYPTLKCFAYSPPGGLLSEDAMEYSKEFVTAVVLGKDLVPRIGLSQLEGFRRQLLDVLQRSTKPKWRIIVGATKCIPKSELPEEVEVTTLASTRLWTHPSDLTIALSASTPLYPPGRIIHVVHNHPAEQCCCCEQEEPTYFAIWGDNKAFNEVVISPAMLHEHLPYVVMEGLHKVLENYNKGKTALLSAAKVMVSPTEVDLTPELIFQQQPLPTGPPVPAGLAQELPTGDHRNSVRSKSQSDLSLEGFSEGRLLSPAATAAAARQDPVELLLLSTQERLAAELHARRAPLATMESLSDTESLYSFDSRRSSGFRSIRGSPSLHAVLERDEGHLFYIDPAIPEENPSLSSRTELLAADSLSKHSQDTQPLETALGSGGATPERPPSMGANEEEGGGADGAAPRGELALHNGRLGDSPSPQVLEFAEFIDSLFNLDSKSSSFQDLYCMVVPESPTSDYTEGPKSPSQQEILLRAQFEPNLVPKPPRLFTGSADPSSGISLSPSFPLSSSGELMDLTPSGLSSQECLAVDKIRTSTPTSHGASPAKQDDLVISAR
- the DAGLA gene encoding diacylglycerol lipase-alpha isoform X1, with amino-acid sequence MPGIVVFRRRWSVGSDDLVLPAIFLFLLHTTWFVILSVVLFGLVYNPNEACSLNLVDHGRGYLGILLSCMIAEMAIIWLSMRGGILYTEPRESMQYVLYVRLAILVIEFIYAIVGIVWLTQYYTSCNDLTAKNVTLGMVVCNWVVILSVCITVLCVFDPTGRTFVKLRATKRRQRNLRTYNLRHRLEEGQATSWSRRLKVFLCCTRTKDSQSDAYSEIAYLFAEFFRDLDIVPSDIIAGLVLLRQRQRAKRNAVLDEANNDILAFLSGMPVTRNTKYLDLKNSQEMLRYKEVCYYMLFALAAYGWPMYLMRKPACGLCQLARSCSCCLCPTRPRFAPGVTIEEDNCCGCNAIAIRRHFLDENMTSVDIVYTSCHDAVYETPFYVAVDHDKKKVVISIRGTLSPKDALTDLTGDAERLPVEGHHGTWLGHKGMVLSAEYIKKKLEQEMVLSQAFGRDLGRGTKHYGLIVVGHSLGAGTAAILSFLLRPQYPTLKCFAYSPPGGLLSEDAMEYSKEFVTAVVLGKDLVPRIGLSQLEGFRRQLLDVLQRSTKPKWRIIVGATKCIPKSELPEEVEVTTLASTRLWTHPSDLTIALSASTPLYPPGRIIHVVHNHPAEQCCCCEQEEPTYFAIWGDNKAFNEVVISPAMLHEHLPYVVMEGLHKVLENYNKGKTALLSAAKVMVSPTEVDLTPELIFQQQPLPTGPPVPAGLAQELPTGDHRNSVRSKSQSDLSLEGFSEGRLLSPAATAAAARQDPVELLLLSTQERLAAELHARRAPLATMESLSDTESLYSFDSRRSSGFRSIRGSPSLHAVLERDEGHLFYIDPAIPEENPSLSSRTELLAADSLSKHSQDTQPLETALGSGGATPERPPSMGANEEEGGGADGAAPRGELALHNGRLGDSPSPQVLEFAEFIDSLFNLDSKSSSFQDLYCMVVPESPTSDYTEGPKSPSQQEILLRAQFEPNLVPKPPRLFTGSADPSSGISLSPSFPLSSSGELMDLTPSGLSSQECLAVDKIRTSTPTSHGASPAKQDDLVISAR